Proteins from a genomic interval of Xiphias gladius isolate SHS-SW01 ecotype Sanya breed wild chromosome 23, ASM1685928v1, whole genome shotgun sequence:
- the slitrk2 gene encoding SLIT and NTRK-like protein 2 — MLSGVLLLSVLTVTSLSPSETESRKTSASKDICKTRCACEERENILNINCENKGFTAVSQFQAPPNKISQLFLNGNFLSRLSANEFVNYGNVTSLHLGNNGLQEIRSGAFNGLRFLKRLHLNNNNLEVIKEDTFAGLESLEYLQADYNYISAIEPGAFSKLNKLKVLILNDNLLLSLPPNIFRFVLLTHLDLRGNRLKMLPFAGVLEHIGGIMEIQLEENPWNCTCDLIPLKSWLDTISVFVGDIVCETPFRLHGKDITQLIKQDLCPRRNAGERVHPPSDSHFQGALLPTYQPGMITPTRPPKASRPPKMRYRPTPRITKDKHVFGPIMVYQTRSPVPMLCPSVCVCTSQNPDSGLNINCQERKLHNISELNPKPSFPKKLHLTGNYLQVIYRTDLTEYSSLELLHLGNNRIAVIQEGAFENLTNLRRLYLNGNYIESLSQSLFAGLQSLQYLYLEYNIIKDILPQTFNSLHNLQLLFLNNNLLRSLPDNVFGGTMLTRLNLRNNHFSYLPVKGVLDQLSAFIQIDLQENPWDCNCDIVALKNWMELSSTSVVVNEITCDSPSKHAGRLLRSLRNEAICPEPSEMPPPQHAPPTKTPTLISPGTEATTPSSSSSSSSSSFSSVSPTESRLHTPELHPEVPLSVLILGLLVVFILSVCFGAGLFVFVLKRRKGVEHVPTGANNLDLNSFQVQYGSYTPEPTQDKTSESHVYNYIPPPVGSMCQNPIYMQKDGEQVAYYRNLKELSFGPLDTKKDDVLTRSPGAYTISTVDFMDKSPTSCGLTTPEPPEMLYQNLGERPNKELPTAAGIPPFNYNFCTLPKRPCIVPPYEAATARRHVTNQERLNKTVLYGTPRKYYGAEHPSRNNEHPLLLPGKLKNEPDYLEVLEKQTAMSQL; from the coding sequence ATGCTGAGCGGCGTCCTCTTGCTGAGCGTCCTCACGGTCACCAGCCTGTCACCGTCCGAAACGGAGAGCCGCAAAACTTCAGCCTCCAAGGATATCTGCAAGACCCGCTGCGCCTGCGAGGAGCGGGAGAACATACTGAACATCAACTGTGAGAATAAAGGGTTTACCGCCGTCAGCCAGTTCCAGGCGCCCCCTAATAAAATCTCCCAGCTTTTTCTAAATGGAAACTTCCTGTCACGGCTCAGCGCCAATGAGTTTGTCAATTATGGCAATGTCACATCACTGCATCTGGGGAATAACGGCTTGCAGGAGATCCGAAGCGGCGCTTTCAACGGTCTTCGCTTCCTGAAGCGGCTCCActtgaacaacaacaacctgGAGGTAATTAAGGAGGACACCTTTGCAGGACTGGAGAGTTTGGAGTATTTGCAGGCAGACTATAACTACATCAGCGCCATAGAGCCGGGTGCTTTCAGTAAGCTGAATAAACTCAAAGTGTTGATCCTCAATGATAACCTGCTTTTATCTTTACCCCCTAACATTTTCCGCTTTGTGCTCCTCACCCACTTGGATTTACGCGGCAACCGGCTGAAGATGCTGCCGTTCGCTGGGGTCCTGGAGCACATAGGCGGCATCATGGAGATCCAGCTGGAAGAGAACCCGTGGAACTGCACCTGTGATCTGATTCCTCTCAAATCCTGGTTAGACACGATCTCTGTCTTCGTCGGGGACATAGTGTGCGAGACGCCGTTCCGGCTGCACGGGAAAGACATCACCCAGCTCATAAAGCAAGATCTGTGCCCGCGCAGGAATGCTGGCGAGCGTGTTCACCCCCCCTCTGACTCTCACTTTCAAGGAGCCCTGCTCCCGACCTACCAACCCGGCATGATTACCCCAACTCGTCCCCCGAAAGCTTCCCGTCCGCCCAAAATGCGCTACAGGCCCACCCCTCGCATTACAAAGGACAAACATGTCTTTGGGCCCATAATGGTTTACCAGACGCGCTCGCCGGTGCCCATGCTGTGTCCCAGCGTTTGCGTGTGCACATCTCAAAACCCTGACAGCGGACTGAACATCAACTGCCAGGAGCGGAAGTTGCATAACATCAGTGAGCTGAACCCCAAGCCCTCCTTCCCAAAGAAACTCCACCTGACCGGTAACTACTTGCAAGTAATTTACAGAACTGATCTGACTGAGTACAGCTCACTGGAGCTGCTCCATTTAGGAAATAACAGAATAGCAGTGATTCAGGAGGGTGCATTTGAGAATCTAACAAACCTCAGACGGCTCTATCTTAATGGGAATTACATTGAATCCCTTTCTCAATCCCTTTTCGCTGGTCTGCAGTCGCTCCAGTATCTGTATTTGGAATATAACATCATCAAGGACATTTTACCACAAACATTTAACTCTTTGCATAACctacagctgctgtttctgaaCAACAACCTGTTAAGGTCGCTTCCTGACAATGTTTTCGGGGGAACCATGCTGACAAGGCTCAACCTGCGGAATAATCATTTCTCTTACCTTCCAGTTAAAGGTGTCCTAGACCAGCTTTCAGCGTTTATCCAGATTGACTTGCAGGAGAACCCCTGGGACTGCAACTGTGACATCGTGGCACTCAAAAACTGGATGGAGTTGTCCAGTACCAGCGTGGTGGTTAACGAAATCACTTGTGATTCACCCTCTAAACACGCAGGTCGCCTGCTGCGCTCACTTCGCAACGAGGCCATCTGCCCTGAGCCTAGCGAGATGCCCCCACCGCAACATGCCCCCCCTACGAAAACCCCTACATTAATAAGCCCTGGCACTGAAGCCACcaccccttcttcttcttcttcttcttcttcttcttcttttagctctgtaaGCCCCACTGAATCCAGACTCCACACCCCTGAGTTACACCCCGAGGTCCCGCTTTCAGTCCTGATTCTTGGGCTTCTTGTTGTTTTCATCCTTTCTGTCTGCTTTGGCGCAggcctctttgtttttgttctgaaacGTCGCAAAGGTGTGGAGCACGTGCCCACGGGTGCCAACAACTTAGATCTCAACTCTTTCCAAGTGCAATATGGTTCCTACACTCCTGAACCGACCCAAGACAAAACCTCTGAAAGCCACGTGTATAACTATATCCCCCCACCTGTGGGCTCCATGTGTCAAAACCCTATTTACATGCAGAAGGATGGCGAGCAGGTAGCTTATTACCGCAACCTGAAGGAGCTCAGCTTTGGGCCCCTGGACACAAAGAAGGATGATGTCCTCACCCGCAGCCCAGGGGCCTACACCATCAGCACAGTGGATTTTATGGATAAATCACCAACATCATGTGGTTTGACCACCCCAGAGCCTCCTGAGATGCTGTATCAAAACTTAGGGGAGAGGCCCAACAAAGAGCTTCCCACAGCTGCAGGCATCCCTCCTTTCAATTACAACTTTTGCACTTTACCTAAGAGACCTTGCATCGTGCCCCCCTACGAGGCTGCTACAGCCCGACGGCATGTCACCAACCAGGAACGGTTGAACAAAACTGTGCTGTACGGGACCCCCAGGAAATACTACGGGGCCGAACACCCTTCCAGAAACAATGAGCACCCGCTTCTGCTCCCTGGGAAGCTAAAAAATGAACCAGACTACCTGGAGGTTCTGGAGAAACAGACTGCGATGAGCCAACTGTAA